Proteins encoded by one window of Halobaculum halobium:
- a CDS encoding presenilin family intramembrane aspartyl protease PSH, with product MNTRAVRGVLLAGLLFLVVHVGAVSLAPTFEAAGYQTVEDPQNPTNSALYLGAILVVTALMLAAFKYDFDWAVRLVIVGSSGMLSWYVFSVFLPGLAAVGAAALVAVALLAYPEWYVIDAAGALMGAGAAGLFGISFGLLPAIVLLTVLAVYDAISVYGTEHMLDLAEGVLDLNIPVVLVIPLEWSYSLLAEGSTEGATEGTDEDERDVFFIGLGDAVMPAVMAASAAFWSPAPAFGLPVVPAMGLPALLAIVGTFVGLGLLLRMVLKGRPHAGLPLLNGGAIGGYLLGSIVAGVPLLQALGLAQYL from the coding sequence ATGAACACTCGCGCAGTCCGCGGCGTCCTCCTCGCGGGGCTGTTGTTCCTCGTCGTCCACGTGGGCGCCGTCTCGCTGGCACCCACGTTCGAGGCCGCCGGCTACCAGACGGTCGAGGACCCGCAGAACCCGACCAACTCCGCGCTGTACCTCGGTGCCATCCTCGTCGTCACGGCGCTGATGCTCGCGGCGTTCAAGTACGACTTCGACTGGGCGGTCCGACTCGTCATCGTCGGCTCCTCCGGGATGCTCTCGTGGTACGTCTTCTCGGTGTTTCTCCCGGGGCTTGCCGCCGTCGGCGCCGCGGCGCTGGTCGCCGTCGCCCTGCTCGCGTATCCCGAGTGGTACGTGATCGACGCCGCCGGCGCGCTCATGGGCGCCGGCGCGGCCGGACTGTTCGGTATCTCCTTCGGGCTCTTGCCCGCGATCGTCCTCCTGACGGTGCTCGCGGTGTACGACGCCATCTCGGTGTACGGCACCGAGCACATGCTTGACCTCGCGGAGGGCGTCCTCGACCTCAACATTCCGGTCGTGCTCGTCATCCCGCTGGAGTGGTCGTACTCCCTGCTCGCTGAGGGGTCGACCGAGGGCGCAACCGAGGGGACCGACGAGGACGAGCGCGACGTCTTCTTCATCGGGCTCGGCGACGCGGTGATGCCCGCGGTGATGGCCGCCTCGGCGGCGTTCTGGTCGCCCGCGCCGGCGTTCGGGCTCCCGGTCGTTCCGGCGATGGGACTGCCGGCCTTGCTCGCCATCGTCGGGACGTTCGTCGGGCTCGGGCTCCTGCTTCGGATGGTGCTGAAGGGACGCCCGCACGCCGGCCTGCCGCTGTTGAACGGCGGTGCCATCGGCGGCTACCTGCTCGGGTCGATCGTGGCGGGCGTCCCGCTCTTGCAGGCGCTCGGGCTGGCGCAGTACCTGTGA
- a CDS encoding nucleoside deaminase: MATPLADLPDRFASLSHEDHVREAIELARGAAERGDDPYGSVVVRARDDEVVMTERNAVNTADDVRRHPELTLAHRAAREFSPEQRAGLIMYTSTEPCPMCAGGIAHVGLGAVVHSTSAARGAELYGADSCLPSAEVYERLGSDVVAAGPVLAEAGDAVHRDYGGVVSD, from the coding sequence ATGGCAACGCCGCTCGCAGATCTCCCCGACCGGTTCGCCAGCCTCAGCCACGAGGACCACGTCCGCGAGGCCATCGAGTTGGCCCGCGGCGCCGCCGAGCGCGGCGACGACCCGTACGGCTCCGTCGTCGTTCGAGCCCGCGACGACGAGGTCGTGATGACCGAGCGCAACGCGGTCAACACCGCAGACGACGTGCGTCGACACCCCGAACTGACGCTCGCGCACCGCGCCGCGCGGGAGTTCTCGCCCGAACAGCGCGCGGGTCTGATCATGTACACCAGCACCGAGCCGTGCCCGATGTGCGCGGGGGGGATCGCCCACGTCGGCCTCGGCGCGGTCGTCCACTCCACGTCCGCAGCGCGCGGCGCCGAGTTGTACGGCGCCGACTCGTGTCTCCCCTCCGCGGAGGTGTACGAGCGTCTCGGCAGCGACGTGGTCGCCGCGGGGCCAGTGCTGGCGGAAGCGGGCGACGCGGTCCACCGGGACTATGGCGGCGTGGTTTCGGACTAA
- a CDS encoding presenilin family intramembrane aspartyl protease PSH, with protein sequence MSGRSGSGRPASVISDPRIRGALGVGGLFLAAQLIALAAAPRLDGSGISYGSGGDALVPLVLGLALGTVLSLAVVRYGASRRLVRGVMLVSLGAAQWFALSAFVGPVAGAVAAAAGTVLVWRVPRPAVRNAVAVLGVAGGAALFGASLDPAYAAGALVLAAGYDAYAVYGSGHMLDMADASADLRVPSMFVAPTDDRYDDARATVTGEGTPAATMLGAGDALFPALLTASVGVASPGSLAAAAPLFGSLIGLAALQVFVHRVRGVHAGLPFVNGGALVGWLALLLA encoded by the coding sequence GTGAGCGGGCGGTCGGGTTCCGGGAGACCGGCGAGCGTCATCAGTGATCCCCGGATCCGCGGCGCCCTCGGCGTCGGGGGCCTGTTTCTCGCGGCCCAGTTGATCGCGCTCGCGGCCGCCCCCCGGCTCGACGGCTCCGGGATCAGCTACGGCAGCGGTGGCGACGCGCTCGTCCCGCTGGTGCTGGGGCTCGCACTCGGCACCGTGCTCTCGCTGGCAGTGGTTCGGTACGGTGCCAGTCGCCGGCTCGTCCGCGGGGTGATGCTCGTGTCGCTCGGGGCGGCGCAGTGGTTCGCGCTCTCGGCGTTCGTGGGACCCGTCGCGGGCGCGGTCGCCGCGGCCGCGGGGACCGTCCTCGTGTGGCGCGTTCCCCGCCCCGCCGTCCGCAACGCGGTCGCGGTCCTCGGCGTCGCCGGCGGCGCCGCGCTGTTCGGCGCCAGCCTCGACCCGGCGTACGCCGCCGGGGCACTGGTGCTCGCGGCCGGCTACGACGCCTACGCGGTGTACGGCTCCGGCCACATGCTCGACATGGCCGACGCGAGCGCGGACCTCCGGGTGCCGTCGATGTTCGTCGCTCCCACCGACGACCGGTACGACGACGCGAGGGCGACCGTCACCGGCGAGGGAACGCCCGCGGCGACCATGCTCGGCGCCGGCGACGCGCTGTTCCCCGCCCTGTTGACCGCGAGCGTCGGGGTCGCATCGCCGGGATCGCTCGCCGCGGCCGCGCCGCTGTTCGGGTCGCTCATCGGCCTCGCGGCGCTGCAGGTGTTCGTGCACCGCGTCCGCGGCGTTCACGCCGGACTTCCGTTCGTCAACGGCGGCGCGCTCGTCGGGTGGCTGGCGCTGCTGCTCGCGTGA
- a CDS encoding NYN domain-containing protein encodes MTEIHEGQRVAVLADSQNLYHSAQSVYSRNVDYSKMLEKAVMGRQLTRAIAYVIRADSPDEESFFEALRDIGFETKIKEIKTFGDGSKKADWDVGISLDAVTLADHVDTVVLCTGDADFSRLCSHLRHEGVRVEVVAFEESAAADLKAAADSFVDMSEREDTFLL; translated from the coding sequence ATGACCGAGATACACGAGGGACAGCGGGTGGCCGTGTTGGCCGACTCGCAGAACCTGTATCACTCCGCCCAGAGCGTCTACTCGCGCAACGTCGACTACTCGAAGATGCTGGAGAAGGCGGTGATGGGCCGGCAGTTGACGCGGGCGATCGCGTACGTCATCCGGGCTGACTCCCCCGACGAGGAGTCGTTCTTCGAGGCGCTGCGCGACATCGGCTTCGAGACGAAGATCAAGGAGATCAAGACGTTCGGTGACGGCAGCAAGAAAGCCGACTGGGACGTGGGGATCAGCCTCGACGCCGTGACGCTCGCCGACCACGTCGACACGGTCGTCCTCTGTACCGGAGACGCCGACTTCTCCCGGCTCTGTTCGCACCTCCGCCACGAGGGCGTCCGCGTCGAGGTCGTCGCCTTCGAGGAGTCGGCCGCGGCGGATCTGAAGGCGGCTGCGGACTCGTTCGTCGACATGAGCGAGCGCGAGGACACGTTCCTGCTATGA
- a CDS encoding PhzF family phenazine biosynthesis protein: MADATDASDDSRRAAALVDAFTTEPMAGNAAGVVADADGLDGEQMQAIANELGASETAFLRPSSEADRRVRYFTPTTEVDLCGHATVAAHARLFETGAIGPGTHSLETNVGVIEIEVTDEGRVWMTQNSPTVYEVDVEYDRLGDVLGVTPEAFRDVGAELPVAYASSGLPFLVVPVNFLEHLGDMEPNFDAVAALADEHDAAGVYAFTFDALGPDSTAHGRCFVPGSGIDEDPVTGTASGACGAYLDHFAAFSGGDTSAVPGSAAATDGDAGPDGDAGTPDELVFEQGHYVDRPGTVRVRAGTAGGDGGAPIVGGDAVTAFEGTIRVPEGEADEIIEV, translated from the coding sequence ATGGCCGACGCAACCGACGCGTCCGACGACTCGCGCCGCGCCGCCGCGCTCGTCGACGCGTTCACGACCGAGCCGATGGCGGGCAACGCCGCGGGCGTCGTCGCCGACGCCGACGGGCTCGATGGCGAACAGATGCAGGCGATCGCGAACGAGTTGGGCGCCAGCGAGACCGCGTTCCTGCGGCCGTCGAGCGAGGCGGACCGACGCGTTCGCTACTTCACGCCGACCACCGAGGTCGACCTGTGCGGCCACGCGACTGTCGCCGCCCACGCCCGCCTGTTCGAGACGGGGGCCATCGGTCCCGGCACGCACTCGCTGGAGACGAACGTCGGCGTCATCGAGATCGAGGTGACCGACGAGGGACGCGTGTGGATGACGCAGAACTCGCCGACGGTGTACGAAGTCGACGTCGAGTACGACCGCCTCGGCGACGTGCTCGGCGTCACCCCGGAGGCGTTCCGTGACGTGGGCGCCGAACTCCCCGTCGCGTACGCCTCCTCCGGGCTCCCGTTCCTCGTCGTCCCGGTGAACTTCCTCGAACACCTCGGCGACATGGAACCCAACTTCGACGCGGTCGCGGCGCTGGCCGACGAGCACGACGCGGCCGGCGTGTATGCGTTCACCTTCGACGCGCTCGGCCCCGACTCCACGGCCCACGGGCGATGTTTCGTCCCCGGCAGCGGCATCGACGAGGACCCGGTGACCGGAACCGCGAGCGGCGCTTGCGGCGCGTACCTCGATCACTTTGCCGCCTTCAGCGGCGGCGATACGAGCGCCGTCCCCGGGTCGGCGGCCGCCACCGACGGCGACGCGGGTCCCGACGGCGACGCGGGAACGCCCGACGAACTGGTGTTCGAGCAGGGGCACTACGTCGATCGTCCGGGGACCGTCCGGGTGCGCGCCGGCACCGCCGGCGGCGACGGCGGCGCGCCGATCGTCGGCGGCGACGCGGTGACCGCGTTCGAGGGCACGATCCGCGTCCCCGAGGGCGAAGCCGACGAGATCATCGAGGTCTGA
- a CDS encoding DUF7518 family protein → MGNRVEDLEAQVAELQAAVDGLTEELVEAKERISQLERSTEVREESTPDHNPNAEFVPNESATTGEADDDPELADEEGAAQQAARGDEEAAEGSDSTDDDSDDIIVA, encoded by the coding sequence ATGGGAAATCGGGTCGAGGACCTCGAGGCGCAGGTCGCTGAGCTACAGGCAGCCGTCGATGGACTGACCGAGGAACTGGTCGAGGCGAAAGAGCGCATCTCGCAGTTGGAGCGCTCGACGGAGGTCCGAGAGGAGTCGACGCCCGACCACAACCCGAATGCGGAGTTCGTCCCCAACGAGTCGGCGACAACCGGCGAGGCGGACGACGACCCCGAACTGGCCGACGAGGAGGGGGCCGCTCAGCAGGCCGCCCGCGGCGACGAGGAGGCGGCCGAGGGGTCAGACTCCACCGACGACGACTCCGACGACATCATCGTCGCGTAA
- a CDS encoding PUA domain-containing protein — protein MSGDTTLDDLRTVADYQFGAGAGAALFPADEDVTVRRSTSGRPRQVTSDAGRVVSYRTNGRFTLGVEGGRRIRSVLPHPEYSVVVGDESAPFVRDGKNVFAKFVGEVGDAVRPRDEVVVVHEDGTVLGVGRAELAAAEMRDFSSGMAVKVRSGAGPE, from the coding sequence ATGAGCGGCGACACGACCCTCGACGACCTCCGGACGGTCGCGGACTACCAGTTCGGGGCCGGCGCGGGCGCCGCGCTGTTCCCAGCGGACGAGGACGTGACGGTCCGCCGGTCGACGAGCGGCCGCCCGCGGCAGGTCACCTCCGACGCCGGACGGGTCGTCTCCTACCGAACGAACGGTCGGTTCACGCTCGGCGTCGAGGGGGGGCGACGGATCCGATCCGTACTGCCACACCCCGAATACAGCGTCGTCGTCGGCGACGAGTCGGCGCCGTTCGTGCGGGACGGCAAGAACGTGTTCGCGAAGTTCGTGGGCGAAGTGGGCGACGCCGTCCGCCCGCGCGACGAGGTGGTCGTCGTCCACGAGGACGGCACCGTGCTCGGCGTCGGCCGAGCTGAGCTTGCGGCCGCGGAGATGCGCGACTTCTCGTCGGGGATGGCGGTGAAAGTCCGATCGGGCGCCGGCCCGGAGTAA
- the smc gene encoding chromosome segregation protein SMC, with the protein MHIKELVLDNFKSFGRRTRIPFYEDFTVITGPNGSGKSNIIDGVLFALGLARTRGIRAEKLTDLIYNPGFEDGEGPSGDREASVEVVLDNSDGKLDRSQVVSAAGSDDVGDAGEITIKRRVKETEDNYYSYYYLNGRSVNLSDIQDLLAQAGVTPEGYNVVMQGDVTDIINMTPHERRGIIDEIAGVAEFDAKKEDAFGELETVEERIDEADLRIGEKEERIEQLADERETALQYQGLRDEKEEYESYLKAAELEEKRADLGGTRESMESREDELEELRTELDERQARVDDLEAELDEINREIERKGEDEQIAIKAEIEEIKGDVSRLEGKIENQRERVEEAETERRDAFVAIDKKTEEIDELDAEIRETKVEKANVKSTLTSKQTELAEVQAEIDSVDTEFDELKADLAEKKETLEERRAEKNEQQREKDRLLDDARRRSNEIGDVEDEIQETREAIPDLNARVSNLHSELDKAEKNKASIDGVIEDLRAEKEGHQSDLAEVEEDIRAKQQEYSKLEARAGDSGDTSWPRAVTTVTNAQFSGVHGPVGELASVSGEYAKACETAAGGRLANVVVDDDGVGSDCIDYLKQRNAGRATFLPITEMDDRGLPSLPNDPGVVDFARNLVDYEDRYEPIFSYVLGSTLVVEDMETARHLMGSYRMVTLDGDLVEKSGAMTGGSGGGSRYSFSKSGKGKLERVAEEIHGLEDERQRIKSEIADIDDDLDDARSRASDAAEKVRDIESDIERAEEKLEEKEERIGELETRLEELREERESVDEEMTALDEEIDAADEAIASVEADIEELESELADSKIPELSAEADEIRADIEDLEARMDDLDGELNQLQLEKQYAEDAVDDHHDTVESAQSKKADAEEQIDEFDEQIADKEAALEEKRDAIAELEEELADLKEEREAVKESFREAKSARDEQESEVERVVSKLESLRETAERLEWEIDSLEEQVGSYDPEEIPDHDTVESEIERLSAKMEELEPVNMLAIDEYDDVQSDLDDLQERRDVLVEEREAIEERIDQFESQKKATFMDAFEAIDEQFTEIFQRLSAGTGELVLEDPEDPFEGGLTMKAQPADKPVQRLDAMSGGEKSLTALAFIFAIQRHNPAPFYALDEVDAFLDAVNAERVGEMVHDLAGDAQFVVVSHRSALLERSERAIGVTMQSDNVSAVTGIQLGEDGEPVPEASADD; encoded by the coding sequence ATGCACATCAAGGAACTCGTACTGGACAATTTCAAGAGCTTCGGGCGCCGGACGCGGATCCCCTTCTACGAGGACTTCACCGTCATCACCGGCCCGAACGGCTCCGGCAAGTCGAACATCATCGACGGCGTGCTGTTCGCGCTGGGGCTCGCGCGAACGCGCGGCATCCGCGCGGAGAAGCTCACTGACCTCATCTACAACCCCGGCTTCGAGGACGGCGAGGGCCCGTCGGGCGACCGCGAGGCGAGCGTCGAAGTCGTGCTCGACAACTCCGACGGGAAACTGGACCGGTCGCAGGTCGTCAGCGCCGCCGGCAGCGACGACGTCGGCGACGCCGGCGAGATCACGATCAAGCGCCGGGTGAAAGAGACCGAGGACAACTACTACTCGTACTACTACCTCAACGGCCGTTCGGTCAACCTCTCGGACATCCAGGATCTGCTCGCGCAGGCGGGCGTCACCCCGGAGGGGTACAACGTCGTCATGCAGGGCGACGTGACCGACATCATCAACATGACGCCCCACGAGCGCCGTGGGATCATCGACGAGATCGCCGGCGTCGCCGAGTTCGACGCCAAGAAGGAGGACGCCTTCGGCGAGTTGGAGACCGTCGAGGAGCGCATCGACGAGGCCGACCTCCGCATCGGTGAGAAAGAAGAGCGGATCGAGCAGCTCGCCGACGAGCGAGAGACCGCGCTCCAGTATCAGGGCCTCCGCGACGAGAAGGAGGAATACGAGAGCTACCTCAAGGCCGCCGAGCTGGAGGAGAAACGCGCCGACCTCGGGGGGACGCGAGAGTCGATGGAGTCGCGCGAGGACGAACTCGAGGAACTGCGGACGGAGCTCGACGAGCGGCAGGCCCGCGTCGACGATCTGGAGGCCGAACTCGACGAGATCAACCGCGAGATCGAGCGCAAGGGCGAGGACGAACAGATCGCCATCAAAGCCGAGATCGAAGAGATCAAAGGCGACGTCTCTCGGCTGGAAGGGAAGATCGAGAACCAGCGAGAGCGCGTCGAGGAGGCCGAGACCGAGCGCCGCGACGCCTTCGTCGCCATCGACAAGAAGACCGAAGAGATCGACGAACTCGACGCCGAGATCCGGGAGACGAAAGTCGAGAAGGCGAACGTCAAGTCGACGCTCACCTCGAAGCAGACGGAGTTGGCGGAGGTGCAAGCGGAGATCGACAGCGTCGACACCGAGTTCGACGAGCTGAAAGCCGACCTCGCAGAAAAGAAGGAGACACTCGAAGAGCGCCGCGCCGAAAAGAACGAACAGCAGCGGGAGAAAGACCGCCTGCTCGACGACGCGCGCCGCCGCTCGAACGAGATCGGCGACGTCGAAGACGAGATCCAAGAGACGCGCGAGGCGATCCCGGACCTGAACGCGCGCGTCTCGAACCTCCACTCGGAACTGGACAAAGCCGAGAAAAACAAAGCCAGCATCGACGGCGTCATCGAGGACCTCCGCGCCGAGAAGGAAGGACACCAGAGCGACCTCGCGGAGGTCGAAGAGGACATCCGCGCGAAACAGCAGGAGTACTCCAAACTGGAAGCGCGGGCGGGGGACTCCGGCGACACCTCGTGGCCGCGGGCGGTCACGACAGTCACGAACGCGCAGTTCTCCGGCGTCCACGGCCCAGTCGGCGAACTGGCCTCGGTTTCCGGGGAGTACGCGAAGGCGTGTGAGACCGCCGCGGGCGGCCGGCTCGCGAACGTCGTCGTCGACGATGACGGCGTCGGGTCAGACTGCATCGACTACCTCAAGCAGCGCAACGCGGGCCGCGCGACCTTCCTCCCGATCACGGAGATGGACGACCGGGGCCTCCCGTCGCTGCCGAACGACCCCGGCGTCGTCGACTTCGCGCGCAACCTCGTCGACTACGAGGACCGGTACGAGCCGATCTTCTCGTACGTGCTCGGGTCGACGCTGGTCGTCGAGGACATGGAGACCGCGCGGCACCTGATGGGCAGCTACCGGATGGTCACGCTCGACGGCGACCTCGTCGAGAAGTCCGGCGCGATGACGGGCGGCTCGGGCGGCGGCTCCCGGTACTCGTTCTCGAAGTCCGGGAAGGGGAAGCTGGAGCGCGTCGCCGAGGAGATCCACGGGTTGGAGGACGAGCGTCAGCGGATTAAATCGGAGATCGCCGACATCGACGACGACCTCGACGACGCCCGCTCTCGCGCCTCCGACGCCGCCGAGAAGGTTCGCGACATCGAGTCCGATATCGAGCGCGCCGAGGAGAAACTCGAGGAGAAGGAAGAGCGGATCGGGGAGTTAGAAACGCGCCTCGAGGAACTGCGCGAGGAGCGGGAGTCGGTCGACGAGGAGATGACGGCGCTCGACGAGGAGATCGATGCGGCCGACGAGGCGATCGCGTCCGTCGAGGCCGACATCGAGGAGCTTGAGAGCGAGTTGGCCGACTCGAAGATCCCGGAGCTGTCGGCTGAGGCCGACGAGATCCGCGCGGATATCGAGGACCTCGAAGCGCGCATGGACGACCTCGACGGCGAGTTGAACCAGCTCCAACTGGAGAAACAGTACGCAGAGGACGCCGTCGACGACCACCACGACACCGTCGAATCGGCGCAGTCGAAGAAGGCCGACGCCGAAGAGCAGATCGACGAGTTCGACGAGCAGATTGCAGACAAGGAGGCCGCCCTAGAGGAGAAACGCGACGCCATCGCGGAGCTCGAGGAGGAGCTCGCGGACCTCAAAGAGGAGCGCGAGGCCGTCAAAGAGTCGTTCCGCGAGGCGAAATCCGCGCGCGACGAACAGGAGAGCGAGGTCGAGCGCGTCGTCTCGAAGCTGGAGTCGCTGCGCGAGACCGCCGAGCGGCTGGAGTGGGAGATCGACTCGCTGGAGGAGCAGGTCGGCAGCTACGACCCCGAGGAGATCCCCGACCACGACACCGTCGAGTCGGAGATCGAGCGACTGTCGGCCAAGATGGAGGAGTTGGAGCCGGTGAACATGCTCGCGATAGACGAGTATGACGACGTGCAGTCTGATCTCGACGACCTCCAGGAGCGCCGCGACGTGCTCGTCGAGGAGCGCGAGGCGATCGAAGAACGGATTGACCAGTTCGAATCCCAGAAGAAAGCGACGTTCATGGACGCATTCGAGGCGATCGACGAGCAGTTCACCGAGATATTCCAGCGCCTCTCGGCGGGGACCGGCGAGTTGGTCCTGGAGGACCCCGAGGACCCCTTCGAGGGCGGACTGACGATGAAGGCGCAGCCGGCGGACAAGCCCGTCCAGCGGCTCGACGCGATGTCAGGCGGCGAGAAGTCGCTGACGGCGCTGGCGTTCATCTTCGCCATCCAGCGGCACAACCCCGCGCCGTTCTACGCGCTCGACGAGGTCGACGCGTTCCTCGACGCGGTTAACGCCGAGCGCGTCGGCGAGATGGTTCACGACCTGGCGGGCGACGCGCAGTTCGTCGTCGTCAGTCACCGCTCGGCGCTGCTGGAGCGCTCCGAGCGCGCCATCGGCGTGACGATGCAGTCGGACAACGTTTCGGCCGTCACCGGCATCCAGTTGGGCGAGGACGGCGAGCCGGTTCCGGAGGCGAGCGCGGATGATTGA
- the ppsA gene encoding phosphoenolpyruvate synthase — protein sequence MAVLWLDDVTADDLDTVGGKGASLGELTGAGLPVPPGFVVTASTYRTFIEEAGIDEELFAAMDIDPEDSAALRAAEQTARDLILGTELPESVREEILETYRSMGDDGEAFVAVRSSATAEDLPDASFAGQQETFLNVREDALLERVKECWASLFSQRAIYYRQRQGFPHSEVDIAVVVQQMVDAEKSGVMFTSHPSTGEPEIIIEAAWGLGEAVVSGSVSPDNYVVDRETAAVDQVTVADKKILMEKDPETGETIEREVSAEKREERVLTDAEIERLVELGRQVEDHYGSPQDVEWAVYEGDVYMLQSRPITTISDSTSGTGTNPSNAEREAATNGGVDAGSNPNAAAAADDDDEVLLRGLGASPGIVSGEVRIVTKLDHLDQVSEGDLIVTEMTMPDMVPAMKRAVGIITDEGGMTSHAAIVSRELGVPAVVGTGSATSALSDGQVVTIDGDKGTIRQGSVANEEEEYEPVEAVRPETPVKPMTATEVKVNVSIPEAAERAAATGADGVGLLRIEHMVLSLGVTPEKYIADNGEDAYIEELVDGIREVAEEFYPRPVRARTLDAPTDEFRELEGGETEPNEHNPMMGWRGIRRSLDKTDVFRQELTAFKRLYEMGYDNVELMLPLVNDASDVEAAKRHMEAVGIDPAKRRWGVMIETPASALAIEELAECGIDFASFGTNDLTQYTLAVDRNNSNVADRFDELHPTVLTLIGDVIETCRELDVDTSICGQAGSKPEMVDFLVEEGVTSISANIDAVRDVQHEVKRTEQKLILDDVR from the coding sequence ATGGCTGTACTTTGGCTGGACGACGTCACCGCCGACGACCTGGACACCGTCGGCGGAAAAGGGGCCTCGTTGGGGGAGCTGACCGGCGCCGGCCTGCCGGTCCCCCCGGGGTTCGTGGTGACCGCGAGCACGTACCGCACCTTCATCGAGGAAGCGGGCATCGACGAGGAACTGTTCGCCGCGATGGACATCGACCCCGAGGACTCCGCGGCGCTGCGTGCGGCCGAGCAAACCGCCAGGGATCTCATTCTCGGCACCGAGTTGCCCGAGTCCGTTCGCGAGGAGATCCTCGAGACGTACCGGTCGATGGGCGACGACGGCGAGGCGTTCGTCGCGGTCCGCTCGTCGGCGACCGCGGAGGACCTCCCGGACGCCTCCTTCGCGGGCCAGCAGGAGACGTTCCTCAACGTCCGCGAGGACGCGCTGCTGGAGCGCGTGAAGGAGTGCTGGGCGTCGCTGTTCTCCCAGCGCGCCATCTACTACCGCCAGCGACAGGGGTTCCCCCACTCGGAGGTCGACATCGCGGTGGTCGTCCAACAGATGGTCGACGCCGAGAAGTCCGGCGTCATGTTCACCTCACACCCCTCGACGGGCGAGCCGGAGATCATCATCGAGGCCGCGTGGGGCCTCGGCGAGGCGGTCGTCTCCGGCTCGGTCTCCCCCGACAACTACGTCGTCGACCGGGAGACGGCGGCCGTCGACCAAGTCACCGTCGCCGACAAGAAGATCCTGATGGAGAAAGATCCCGAGACGGGCGAGACCATCGAGCGCGAGGTCTCCGCCGAGAAGCGGGAAGAGCGGGTGCTCACCGACGCCGAGATCGAGCGCCTCGTCGAACTCGGTCGGCAGGTCGAAGACCACTACGGCAGCCCGCAGGACGTCGAGTGGGCCGTCTACGAGGGCGATGTGTACATGCTCCAGTCGCGTCCGATCACGACCATCTCCGACTCGACCAGCGGGACCGGGACGAATCCCTCGAACGCGGAGCGCGAGGCCGCGACGAACGGCGGGGTCGACGCCGGATCGAACCCGAACGCCGCGGCGGCGGCTGACGACGACGACGAGGTGCTCTTGCGCGGACTCGGCGCCTCGCCCGGAATCGTCTCCGGCGAAGTTCGGATCGTCACGAAGCTCGACCACCTCGACCAGGTCAGCGAAGGCGACCTCATCGTCACCGAGATGACGATGCCGGACATGGTGCCCGCGATGAAGCGCGCGGTCGGCATCATCACCGACGAGGGCGGCATGACCAGCCACGCCGCCATCGTCTCCCGGGAGCTGGGCGTCCCGGCGGTCGTCGGCACCGGTTCGGCGACGAGCGCGCTCTCGGACGGCCAGGTCGTCACCATCGACGGAGACAAGGGGACCATCCGACAGGGGAGCGTTGCAAACGAGGAGGAGGAGTACGAGCCCGTCGAAGCGGTCCGCCCCGAAACGCCGGTGAAGCCCATGACCGCGACGGAGGTGAAGGTGAACGTCTCCATCCCGGAGGCCGCAGAACGCGCGGCCGCCACCGGCGCCGACGGCGTCGGGCTGTTGCGCATCGAGCACATGGTGCTCTCGCTGGGCGTCACGCCCGAGAAGTACATCGCCGACAACGGCGAAGACGCGTACATCGAGGAGCTCGTCGACGGCATCCGCGAGGTCGCAGAGGAGTTCTACCCCCGCCCCGTCCGCGCCCGCACGCTCGACGCCCCGACCGACGAGTTCCGCGAGCTGGAGGGCGGCGAGACCGAGCCGAACGAGCACAACCCGATGATGGGGTGGCGAGGCATCCGCCGTTCGCTCGACAAGACCGACGTGTTCCGCCAGGAGCTGACCGCGTTCAAGCGCCTCTACGAGATGGGGTACGACAACGTCGAGCTGATGCTCCCGCTCGTGAACGACGCGTCTGACGTGGAGGCCGCCAAGCGCCACATGGAGGCCGTCGGTATCGACCCCGCGAAGCGCCGGTGGGGCGTGATGATCGAGACGCCCGCAAGCGCGCTCGCCATCGAGGAGCTGGCGGAGTGCGGCATCGACTTCGCGTCGTTCGGGACGAACGACCTCACCCAGTACACGCTCGCGGTCGACCGGAACAACAGCAACGTCGCCGATCGGTTCGACGAGCTCCACCCGACGGTGCTCACGCTCATCGGCGACGTGATCGAGACGTGCCGCGAACTCGACGTTGACACCAGCATCTGCGGGCAGGCGGGGTCGAAGCCCGAGATGGTCGACTTCCTGGTCGAGGAGGGCGTCACGAGCATCTCCGCGAACATCGACGCCGTCCGCGACGTGCAACACGAGGTCAAGCGCACCGAGCAGAAACTGATCCTCGACGACGTGCGCTGA